A single window of Nicotiana sylvestris chromosome 3, ASM39365v2, whole genome shotgun sequence DNA harbors:
- the LOC104234041 gene encoding uncharacterized protein isoform X2 — protein sequence MESAAVLRSFHHSVGTTSHMRSVIEMPGVIPMNNVAFSKPTKLPLKGSSNGAKLVSSTNKHSRLILSCAKTSETTVTTKSDSHQKVSTEKSPLPTATFPKGFEALITEVCDDTEVAELKLKIGDFELHLKRNIEAPIVPAPVVSTPPPPSASKPSTASTAAAPATSPGKSSSEKISPFTNVAAEKSMKLAELQTTGASGYVLVSCPTVGSFRRARTLKGKKQPPACKEGDVIKEGQIIGFLDQFGTELPVRSDAAGEVLKILFNDGEAVGYGDPLIAVLPSFRGI from the exons ATGGAGTCCGCCGCTGTTCTCCGCTCCTTTCACC ATTCAGTAGGTACCACTTCCCATATGAGGTCAGTAATCGAAATGCCTGGTGTCATTCCAATGAATAATGTTGCCTTCTCCAAGCCTACTAAGTTGCCCCTTAAGGGATCCTCAAATGGTGCAAAGCTCGTGTCTTCTACTAACAAGCATAGTAGATTGATACTGTCTTGTGCAAAGACATCTGAAACAACTGTGACAACAAAATCTG ATAGCCACCAAAAAGTGTCAACGGAGAAGAGTCCACTGCCAACAGCAACATTTCCAAAGGGTTTTGAG GCTCTGATTACTGAAGTGTGTGATGATACAGAGGTTGCTGAGCTGAAACTTAAG ATCGGAGATTTCGAACTGCACCTGAAGCGGAATATTGAAGCTCCAATAGTGCCTGCACCTGTTGTTTCCACACCACCACCACCTAGCGCAAGTAAACCATCCACTGCATCAACAGCTGCTGCTCCTGCAACTTCCCCGGGAAAATCTTCCTCAGAAAAGATCAGCCCATTCACAAACGTCGCTGCTGAGAAATCAATGAAATTAGCAGAACTACAGACTACTGGAGCTAGTGGTTATGTTCTTGTATCATGCCCGACG GTTGGTTCATTCCGAAGGGCCAGGACATTAAAGGGAAAGAAACAGCCACCTGCTTGTAAAGAG GGTGATGTTATCAAGGAGGGACAGATTATTGGCTTTTTGGATCAGTTTGGGACAGAACTTCCTGTCAGA TCAGATGCCGCTGGAGAAGTTTTGAAGATCCTCTTTAATGATGGTG AAGCTGTTGGTTATGGTGATCCACTTATTGCTGTCTTGCCATCATTTCGTGGTATCTAA
- the LOC104234041 gene encoding uncharacterized protein isoform X1 → MESAAVLRSFHHSVGTTSHMRSVIEMPGVIPMNNVAFSKPTKLPLKGSSNGAKLVSSTNKHSRLILSCAKTSETTVTTKSGAVLTDSHQKVSTEKSPLPTATFPKGFEALITEVCDDTEVAELKLKIGDFELHLKRNIEAPIVPAPVVSTPPPPSASKPSTASTAAAPATSPGKSSSEKISPFTNVAAEKSMKLAELQTTGASGYVLVSCPTVGSFRRARTLKGKKQPPACKEGDVIKEGQIIGFLDQFGTELPVRSDAAGEVLKILFNDGEAVGYGDPLIAVLPSFRGI, encoded by the exons ATGGAGTCCGCCGCTGTTCTCCGCTCCTTTCACC ATTCAGTAGGTACCACTTCCCATATGAGGTCAGTAATCGAAATGCCTGGTGTCATTCCAATGAATAATGTTGCCTTCTCCAAGCCTACTAAGTTGCCCCTTAAGGGATCCTCAAATGGTGCAAAGCTCGTGTCTTCTACTAACAAGCATAGTAGATTGATACTGTCTTGTGCAAAGACATCTGAAACAACTGTGACAACAAAATCTG GAGCTGTTCTTACAGATAGCCACCAAAAAGTGTCAACGGAGAAGAGTCCACTGCCAACAGCAACATTTCCAAAGGGTTTTGAG GCTCTGATTACTGAAGTGTGTGATGATACAGAGGTTGCTGAGCTGAAACTTAAG ATCGGAGATTTCGAACTGCACCTGAAGCGGAATATTGAAGCTCCAATAGTGCCTGCACCTGTTGTTTCCACACCACCACCACCTAGCGCAAGTAAACCATCCACTGCATCAACAGCTGCTGCTCCTGCAACTTCCCCGGGAAAATCTTCCTCAGAAAAGATCAGCCCATTCACAAACGTCGCTGCTGAGAAATCAATGAAATTAGCAGAACTACAGACTACTGGAGCTAGTGGTTATGTTCTTGTATCATGCCCGACG GTTGGTTCATTCCGAAGGGCCAGGACATTAAAGGGAAAGAAACAGCCACCTGCTTGTAAAGAG GGTGATGTTATCAAGGAGGGACAGATTATTGGCTTTTTGGATCAGTTTGGGACAGAACTTCCTGTCAGA TCAGATGCCGCTGGAGAAGTTTTGAAGATCCTCTTTAATGATGGTG AAGCTGTTGGTTATGGTGATCCACTTATTGCTGTCTTGCCATCATTTCGTGGTATCTAA